In Paenibacillus sp. BIC5C1, a genomic segment contains:
- the cydD gene encoding thiol reductant ABC exporter subunit CydD, producing MGRGLLKLPGIRPVLALASALVLLQAMTIIMQAKWLAQAITALFQGSPVTGQYPVLLLFLAAFAARYSLSFWLQLIASRYAEKTGNSLRRQMVEQWFRLGPRFAKTEGTGHLVTLARQGTAQYKTYLELFIPRMLGMGFTPIVILFYVFKLDMMSGVILTLTLPILIVFMILVGLAAQRKIDGQFKSYKALANHFVDTLRGLETLKTLGQSRKHGETIIRVSQRYRKATMSTLRMAFLSSFALDFFTMLSVASVAVGLGLRLTEGHMLLGPALTVLILAPEYFLPVRMVGADYHATLDGKEAGEAISQMIERGKLAERKQKEAYTSAVLHEESEKNGEISSPEPSSGQSGVNPSTIRVVMREINALSGVADCSLTPSWEATSRLALTNVQVRHQEDGPCSLNDVTFQVSGLGKVGIIGASGAGKSTLIDVLAGFQQLTSGQILYNGQPLSPEMMEDWRKQTAAIPQHPTIFSGSLADNVRFYMPEASDAEVADAIHAAGLHKLASSLPNGLQEPIGAGGRQLSGGQEQRVALARALLSARPILLLDEPTAHLDVETEYELKQTMLPLFEGKLIFLATHRLHWMPHMDRIIVMDGGTVAETGTHEELLVRQGVYYQMIQAQMEAV from the coding sequence ATGGGACGGGGGCTGCTGAAGCTGCCGGGCATCCGGCCGGTACTGGCGCTGGCCTCAGCGCTGGTACTGTTGCAGGCGATGACGATTATCATGCAGGCGAAATGGCTGGCACAGGCGATTACGGCATTGTTTCAAGGTTCACCTGTAACGGGGCAGTACCCGGTGCTGCTGTTGTTCTTGGCCGCTTTTGCCGCCCGCTATTCCCTGTCATTCTGGTTGCAGCTCATCGCTTCGCGGTACGCGGAGAAGACAGGAAACAGTCTGCGTAGACAGATGGTGGAGCAGTGGTTCCGGCTGGGACCGCGTTTTGCCAAAACTGAAGGAACAGGGCACCTGGTAACCTTGGCACGCCAAGGAACAGCCCAGTATAAGACGTATCTTGAATTGTTTATTCCCCGCATGCTTGGGATGGGGTTCACGCCAATCGTTATTCTGTTCTATGTCTTCAAGCTGGATATGATGTCCGGGGTTATCTTGACGCTGACGCTGCCGATCCTGATTGTTTTTATGATTTTGGTGGGGTTGGCTGCACAACGCAAGATCGATGGACAGTTCAAGTCGTACAAAGCGCTTGCTAATCATTTTGTAGATACGCTGCGTGGGCTGGAAACACTCAAAACACTGGGACAAAGCAGAAAACATGGGGAAACGATCATTCGGGTCAGTCAGCGTTATCGCAAGGCTACGATGTCTACCCTGCGTATGGCTTTTCTGTCCTCCTTCGCACTCGATTTCTTCACCATGCTATCGGTGGCTTCGGTGGCGGTTGGGTTGGGGCTGCGCCTGACGGAAGGACATATGCTGCTTGGACCAGCGCTGACCGTTCTCATTCTCGCACCGGAATACTTCCTGCCTGTACGAATGGTAGGTGCAGATTACCACGCTACACTGGACGGCAAAGAGGCCGGGGAAGCAATCAGCCAGATGATTGAACGAGGGAAACTGGCTGAACGTAAGCAGAAGGAAGCGTACACGAGTGCTGTTCTACATGAAGAGTCAGAAAAGAATGGTGAAATCTCTTCACCTGAGCCTTCTTCTGGCCAAAGCGGTGTGAATCCATCCACCATACGGGTGGTTATGCGTGAGATAAATGCCCTAAGTGGCGTGGCTGATTGCTCATTGACACCCTCTTGGGAGGCAACGAGCAGACTGGCGCTCACTAACGTACAGGTACGGCATCAGGAAGACGGGCCATGTTCGCTGAATGATGTAACGTTTCAGGTTTCCGGTCTTGGCAAAGTAGGAATTATCGGAGCGAGCGGTGCAGGGAAATCAACCCTCATTGATGTGCTGGCAGGTTTCCAGCAGCTTACTTCAGGTCAAATCTTATATAACGGCCAGCCCTTATCTCCAGAGATGATGGAAGATTGGAGAAAACAAACGGCGGCGATTCCGCAGCATCCAACTATTTTCAGTGGCAGCTTAGCGGATAATGTTCGATTCTATATGCCTGAAGCTTCGGATGCGGAGGTGGCTGACGCCATTCACGCAGCAGGTCTGCATAAGCTTGCCTCCTCCTTACCGAATGGGTTGCAGGAACCGATTGGGGCTGGGGGAAGGCAGCTCAGTGGAGGACAGGAACAGCGGGTGGCGCTGGCGAGAGCTCTGCTTAGTGCGCGCCCGATCCTACTGCTGGATGAGCCGACTGCACATCTGGATGTGGAGACCGAATATGAATTGAAACAGACGATGTTGCCGCTGTTTGAGGGTAAGCTGATTTTTCTGGCAACACATCGACTGCATTGGATGCCCCATATGGATCGCATTATTGTGATGGATGGAGGCACGGTTGCAGAGACAGGAACACATGAGGAATTGTTGGTCCGACAAGGCGTATATTACCAGATGATTCAGGCCCAGATGGAGGC